From Proteiniborus sp. MB09-C3, the proteins below share one genomic window:
- a CDS encoding ABC transporter ATP-binding protein: MESKSSFKKFIRLLKAFPKKLYFILGIVFLTILSVTSILGSYIIKEFLDAATNKNMAHFKETIFLGLIIFGLDTILIYAKNRLLGIYTESGVSRLRKLIAEKIVLMPVKELEGRHSGDYVSIATNDIGKIKTFLSTTVSQMVMIPLSAIGALIYLCILNWKLTLISLILTPILLLGAGKLSEPIGKISKALQEKLGKVNSIVQDVIGGIEISKAYNLEESLGKKHDEAVNESVESGKRLAKLMSMLESFSQVLGIIPFFTTFIIGGYWAIKGTMTVGSLIAFINLLNYLTNPISSLPRLIGETKSSLSAADRVFEILDADEERIDGSSFEIDKSSEAISFSNVAFSYPNREEKILNGLSFAIKKGESVAIVGPSGGGKSTIIRLLLGYYDSYSGEIKVGEKEIKEWNLDSLRSNSALVSQDTYLFPDTIRTNINYGRLDADYEDVVKAAKSANADEFITELENSYDTVVGQLGNTLSGGQKQRLSIARAMLKEAPILLLDEATSALDTESEALVQEALRESIKNKTSLIIAHRLSTIKNVDRILVLKDGAIVEEGSHDELLTLNGVYTELYNNQLKNQELTLKKEVV, from the coding sequence ATGGAGAGTAAAAGCAGTTTTAAAAAATTTATTAGACTACTGAAAGCATTTCCTAAAAAATTATACTTTATTTTAGGAATAGTTTTTCTTACTATTTTATCAGTAACAAGTATATTAGGTTCTTATATCATCAAAGAATTTTTAGATGCAGCAACTAATAAGAATATGGCTCACTTTAAAGAAACTATTTTTTTAGGCCTTATAATTTTTGGCTTAGATACAATACTAATTTATGCAAAAAATAGATTACTAGGCATATATACAGAATCTGGAGTATCTAGACTTAGAAAGCTAATAGCTGAGAAAATAGTTCTTATGCCTGTTAAAGAATTGGAGGGTAGGCACTCAGGTGACTATGTTTCAATAGCAACAAATGATATAGGAAAAATTAAAACATTTTTATCAACTACAGTATCACAGATGGTTATGATTCCGCTTTCAGCCATTGGAGCTTTAATATATCTCTGTATTTTAAACTGGAAGTTAACCCTAATAAGCTTAATCCTAACTCCTATATTGTTGTTAGGTGCAGGAAAACTAAGCGAACCCATAGGGAAGATTAGCAAAGCACTTCAGGAAAAATTGGGAAAGGTAAATTCCATTGTACAAGATGTAATTGGAGGAATAGAGATAAGTAAAGCATATAATCTAGAAGAAAGCTTAGGCAAAAAGCATGACGAAGCTGTTAATGAAAGTGTGGAAAGTGGAAAACGTCTAGCAAAATTGATGTCCATGTTAGAGAGCTTTTCACAAGTATTAGGAATAATCCCTTTTTTCACTACCTTTATTATAGGTGGATATTGGGCTATTAAAGGCACTATGACTGTTGGAAGTTTAATAGCATTTATAAATTTATTAAATTACTTGACTAATCCTATAAGCTCCCTTCCTAGACTAATAGGGGAGACGAAAAGTAGCTTGTCTGCTGCCGATAGGGTTTTTGAAATACTAGATGCAGATGAAGAAAGAATAGATGGCTCTAGTTTTGAAATAGACAAGTCCTCAGAAGCGATTAGCTTTAGCAATGTAGCTTTTTCCTATCCCAATAGAGAGGAAAAAATACTTAATGGACTGAGTTTTGCTATTAAGAAAGGAGAATCGGTTGCTATAGTAGGTCCAAGTGGTGGAGGAAAGAGTACAATAATTAGACTTTTATTAGGATATTATGATAGCTATAGTGGAGAAATAAAAGTAGGAGAGAAGGAAATTAAAGAATGGAATCTAGATAGTCTTAGGAGCAACTCTGCATTGGTCTCTCAAGATACTTACTTATTTCCTGATACAATAAGGACAAACATTAACTACGGAAGATTAGATGCTGACTACGAAGATGTTGTTAAAGCTGCTAAAAGTGCCAATGCAGATGAATTTATAACTGAACTTGAAAATAGTTATGACACAGTAGTCGGTCAACTGGGAAACACTTTATCCGGAGGACAGAAGCAAAGATTGTCCATAGCTAGAGCTATGTTAAAGGAGGCACCCATACTATTATTAGACGAAGCTACATCTGCACTAGACACAGAATCTGAAGCGCTAGTTCAAGAAGCCTTAAGAGAGTCTATTAAAAATAAAACTAGTTTGATCATAGCCCATAGACTATCAACAATTAAAAATGTAGACAGAATTTTAGTATTAAAGGATGGAGCAATAGTTGAAGAAGGAAGCCATGATGAACTACTTACCCTTAATGGAGTCTATACAGAACTTTATAACAATCAGCTTAAAAATCAAGAGCTGACTTTAAAGAAGGAGGTGGTATAA